In the Streptomyces sp. 3214.6 genome, CGGGGTGATTCCGCAGATCAGTGTGATGCTCGGTCCCTGCGCCGGTGGCGCGGCCTACAGTCCGGCGCTGACGGACTTCGTGTTCATGGTCCGTGAGACGTCCCAGATGTTCATCACCGGGCCCGACGTGGTGAAGGCGGTGACCGGCGAGGAGATCACGCAGAACGGGCTCGGCGGCGCCGACGTGCACAGCTCGACCTCGGGCGTGGCGCACTTCGCACACCCGGACGAGCAGTCCTGCCTGGAGGACGTGCGCTATCTGCTGTCGCTGCTGCCGCAGAACAACCGCGAGCACCCGGCGTCCGTCCCCACCGACGACCCGCCGGACCGGCGCTGCGAGACGCTGACGGACCTGGTGCCGCTCGACGGCGGCACGCCTTACGACATGCGCCGGGTCATCGAGGAGATCGTCGACGACGGCGAGTACTTCGAGGTGCACGAGCGCTGGGCCGGCAACCTCATCTGCGCGCTGACCCGGATGGGCGGCCAGGTGGTGGGGATCGTGGCCAACCAGCCCCAGTCCATGGCCGGGGTATTGGACATCGACACGTCCGAGAAGGGCGCCCGTTTCGTCCAGATGTGCGATGCGTTCAACATTCCGCTGGTCACGCTGCTGGACGTGCCGGGATTCCTGCCCGGTGTGGACCAGGAGCACAGCGGCATCATCCGGCGTGGCGCCAAGCTGCTGTACGCGTACTGCAACGCCACGGTGCCGCGCGTCTCCCTGATCCTGCGCAAGGCGTACGGCGGGGCGTACATCGTCATGGACTCCCGGTCCATCGGCGCGGACCTCACCTTCGCCTGGCCGAGCAACGAGATCGCCGTGATGGGCGCGGAG is a window encoding:
- a CDS encoding acyl-CoA carboxylase subunit beta, whose translation is MHNRVAELAALKQSVLDGPGERATAAQRAKGKLTVRERIDLLLDEGSFTEVEAFRRHRSTGFGLEARRPYTDGVVTGWGTVNGRTVFVYAHDFRIFGGALGEAHAAKIHKIMDMALAAGAPLVSLNDGAGARIQEGVGALAGYGGIFQRNTRASGVIPQISVMLGPCAGGAAYSPALTDFVFMVRETSQMFITGPDVVKAVTGEEITQNGLGGADVHSSTSGVAHFAHPDEQSCLEDVRYLLSLLPQNNREHPASVPTDDPPDRRCETLTDLVPLDGGTPYDMRRVIEEIVDDGEYFEVHERWAGNLICALTRMGGQVVGIVANQPQSMAGVLDIDTSEKGARFVQMCDAFNIPLVTLLDVPGFLPGVDQEHSGIIRRGAKLLYAYCNATVPRVSLILRKAYGGAYIVMDSRSIGADLTFAWPSNEIAVMGAEGAAGVIFRRQIAEADDPDAVRAEMVKAYRSELMHPYYAAERGLVDDVIEPAATREVLIRALTMLADKHAELPSRKHGNPPQ